A single genomic interval of Camelina sativa cultivar DH55 chromosome 11, Cs, whole genome shotgun sequence harbors:
- the LOC104722305 gene encoding KH domain-containing protein At4g26480-like: protein MMMMTSLGGGGGGGVGGVTGGGRFVTYPPPLSVPPSAPQSPNFSGGGLRSQPSFIVEQEKYLSELLAERHKLTPFLPMLPHLCRLMSQEILRVTTLLENALSQSRFDHPSPLASGGIFQNARADMNGWPSQFPSERSVSSSPAPNWLNSPGSSSGLIVKRTIRVDIPVDKYPNYNFVGRLLGPRGNSLKRVEASTDCRVLIRGRGSIKDPIKEEMMRGKPGYEHLNEPLHILVEAELPIEIVDARLMQAREILDDLLTPVEETHDFYKKQQLRELALLNGSLREEGSPMSGSISPYNSLGMKRAKTRG, encoded by the exons atgatgatgatgacttcacttggtggtggtggaggaggcggAGTTGGTGGTGTTACTGGTGGAGGCAGATTTGTTACGTATCCGCCGCCTCTTTCTGTGCCTCCGTCGGCTCCTCAGTCACCTAACTTCTCTGGTGGTGGTCTCCGATCACAGCCTTCTTTCATCGTTGAGCAAGAGAA GTATCTTTCTGAGTTACTTGCAGAACGTCACAAGCTTACTCCATTTTTGCCCATGCTTCCACATCTTTGCCGGCTGATGAGCCAAG AAATTTTGCGTGTAACCACGCTGTTGGAGAATGCTTTAAGTCAGAGTAGGTTTGACCACCCTAGCCCTCTGGCTTCTGGAGGGATATTTCAGAATGCAAGAGCTGACATGAACGGATGGCCCTCACAATTTCCATCAGAA AGATCTGTTTCATCATCTCCAGCACCAAATTGGCTAAACTCTCCTGGTAGCTCGTCTGGTCTCATCGTCAAGCGAACAATCAGGGTGGATATTCCAGTCGACAAATACCCTAAC TACAATTTTGTTGGTCGCCTCTTGGGTCCTAGAGGAAACTCCCTCAAACGAGTGGAAGCGAGTACTGATTGCCGTGTGCTGATAAGGGGGAGAGGCAGCATTAAAGATCCGATTAAg GAGGAAATGATGAGAGGGAAGCCAGGGTATGAGCACCTCAATGAACCACTCCACATCTTAGTCGAGGCAGAACTACCCATTGAAATTGTGGATGCACGTCTCATGCAAGCTCGTGAAATACTTGACGATCTACTTACTCCCGTG gaGGAAACTCATGATTTCTACAAGAAACAACAGCTACGTGAATTGGCTCTTCTCAACGGAAGTCTTCGAGAAGAAGGCTCTCCAATGTCTGGTTCCATCTCCCCTTACAATAGCCTCGGCATGAAGAGAGCCAAGACAAGGGGCTAA
- the LOC104722304 gene encoding probable calcium-binding protein CML21, whose protein sequence is MGGVVTKSESLETEWVPETKLEAKIIEAVQRRATRGTTMKSFNSIVLKFPKIDVGLRNCKAIFQEFDEDSNGSIDHTELKNCIRKLEISFEEDEINDLFKACDINEDMGITFTEFIVLLCLVYLLKDDSSTLQKKWTMGMPKLEPTFETLVDTFVFLDDNKDGYVSRDEMVRAIDESGERSSGRIAMKRFEEMDWDKNGMVNFKEFLFAFTQWVGIDENEEEEEEEEDNKEKA, encoded by the exons ATGGGAGGTGTAGTGACGAAATCCGAATCTCTGGAAACAGAATGGGTACCAGAGACAAAGTTAGAGGCTAAGATCATAGAAGCCGTGCAACGCAGGGCAACGAGAGGCACCACAATGAAATCTTTTAACAGTATTGTCCTCAAATTCCCAAAGATCGATGTTGGTCTTCGAAACTGCAAAGCTATTTTCCAAGAGTTCG ATGAGGATTCCAACGGGTCTATCGATCACACGGAGCTAAAGAATTGTATCAGGAAGCTAGAGATCTCGTTCGAGGAAGATGAGATAAATGATTTGTTCAAGGCTTGTGACATTAACGAGGATATGGGGATTACATTTACAGAATTCATTGTTCTTCTCTGTCTTGTCTATCTTCTTAAGGACGATTCATCCACTCTCCAAAAG AAATGGACGATGGGAATGCCAAAGCTGGAACCAACATTTGAGACACTTGTGGACACATTTGTGTTCCTGGACGACAACAAGGACGGATATGTTAGCCGCGATGAGATGGTCCGAGCCATTGATGAATCTGGAGAACGATCATCTGGGCGTATTGCAATGAAGAGATTTG AGGAAATGGACTGGGACAAGAACGGAATGGTGAACTTCAAAGAGTTTCTGTTCGCATTTACGCAGTGGGTTGGGATagatgagaatgaagaagaagaagaagaagaagaagacaacaaagagaagGCTTGA